ACGTCGCTGGGATAGTGGACGCCGCAGACGGCGCGGCTTTCGCCGTAGGCCAGTCCGCGCCGCAAAATGGCGTCGGCGCGGTCGGGGGCCAGTTCAGCCAGCACCAGACCCCAGGCCCAACCCAGCGCCGAGTGGCCCGACGGATAGGAGCCGCTGGCCCCCAGCCAGACCTCGGGCGCGATGCAGGTCGGCAGCGGCTCGACCACGAAGGGCCGCTTGCGGAAATAGCCCTTCTTGGCCGGGGTCTGGATCATCTCCAGATCGCCCAGCATTTTGCCCATCAGCAGGGTCAGGGTCGGCATCTTTTCCGGTTCGAATTTGAAGCCCAGGGCGCAGTCGAAGGCGCGCGGGGCGCCGGGCGTCTCGATCTCATTGTCGGCGCGGGCGATGGCCCAGCGCTCGGAGCCTTCCAGCGACCGCATGGCCCGATAGGCGGCGATGTCGGCCTGTTCGCGCAGCGAGCCTTCTTCAGGAGGCGGCGGCAGGAAGTTGGCGGCGTTGGGCGTATTCTCGGCCGTCAGATAGCCGTGCGGGTGGTCGCGGAAGCCTTCCCAGAAGGTTGCGGGCGCAGGCGTGGCGACCGCCGCGGTCTGCGTCGACACGGCGCCGGCGCAACCGCCCAAAGCCCCGCTCAGGGCCAGGGCGAAGCCCATGGCGATGAGA
The nucleotide sequence above comes from Brevundimonas naejangsanensis. Encoded proteins:
- a CDS encoding acid phosphatase, with the protein product MTQPRLASSLIAMGFALALSGALGGCAGAVSTQTAAVATPAPATFWEGFRDHPHGYLTAENTPNAANFLPPPPEEGSLREQADIAAYRAMRSLEGSERWAIARADNEIETPGAPRAFDCALGFKFEPEKMPTLTLLMGKMLGDLEMIQTPAKKGYFRKRPFVVEPLPTCIAPEVWLGASGSYPSGHSALGWAWGLVLAELAPDRADAILRRGLAYGESRAVCGVHYPSDVEAGRIVGATIVTRLKADPAFQADFARAKQEFDAARAAATEATAACPASLARQPW